A stretch of the Symbiobacterium terraclitae genome encodes the following:
- a CDS encoding PadR family transcriptional regulator, which produces MLAGRPRHGYELKTQFERLTGGLWELNVGQIYSTLERMLKDGLVVLEESEGQGEERKVYRITEAGLEELERWLARPPLKARPMRDEIYVRLGLLVDKDPARALELLESQRRVYHLQMAELTRARIQLARAQGPDRLRQEMMLDAALLHVEADLKWLDNCEARLRARGGQES; this is translated from the coding sequence ATTCTCGCCGGGCGACCGCGCCACGGCTACGAGCTGAAGACCCAGTTCGAGCGCCTCACGGGCGGGCTCTGGGAGCTGAACGTGGGGCAGATCTACTCCACCCTGGAACGGATGCTGAAGGACGGCCTGGTGGTGCTCGAGGAGTCCGAAGGGCAGGGCGAGGAGCGGAAGGTCTACCGCATCACGGAGGCTGGCCTGGAGGAGCTGGAGCGCTGGCTGGCCCGACCGCCCCTCAAGGCCCGCCCCATGCGGGACGAGATCTACGTGCGCCTGGGCCTGCTGGTCGATAAGGATCCCGCACGGGCACTGGAGCTGCTGGAGTCGCAGCGCCGGGTGTACCACCTCCAGATGGCGGAGCTCACCCGCGCCCGGATTCAGCTGGCGCGGGCGCAGGGCCCGGATCGCCTCCGGCAGGAGATGATGCTCGACGCGGCGCTCCTGCACGTCGAGGCAGACCTCAAGTGGCTGGATAACTGTGAAGCCCGGCTGCGGGCAAGGGGAGGCCAGGAATCGTGA
- a CDS encoding nucleotidyltransferase domain-containing protein, giving the protein MPQTRVIEALSAVGGVRAIALGGSQSRGEADLHSDYDFGIYYDADDLDPAALDEALTALDDDHRTGLLHPPGAWGPWINGGAWITVGGVPVDILLREIGKVERTLRDCLAGQVTIDYQPGHPFGFVNTIYAAETHYCRPLWQSAAAPLDRLKALLYSEGPYPPRMREATVLRFLWEAWFSLLCGRKAAHKGDFHYAEGSLFRTVCAWVQVLYALNNRYLMNEKGALRRVRELERRPEGMEARVRETYRLFADGKAAEAYALLDALHGEVQALAGAFGPVQTEIR; this is encoded by the coding sequence GTGCCACAGACCAGAGTCATTGAAGCCCTGTCGGCCGTGGGAGGCGTCCGGGCGATCGCCCTCGGCGGCTCCCAGAGCCGGGGCGAGGCGGACCTTCACTCCGACTACGATTTCGGCATCTACTACGACGCTGATGACCTCGATCCTGCAGCGCTGGACGAGGCGCTGACGGCGCTGGACGACGACCACCGCACCGGCCTGCTCCACCCGCCGGGTGCGTGGGGGCCCTGGATCAACGGCGGGGCCTGGATCACGGTGGGCGGCGTCCCCGTCGACATCCTGCTCCGGGAGATCGGCAAGGTGGAGCGGACCCTGCGCGACTGCCTGGCCGGGCAGGTGACGATCGACTACCAGCCGGGCCACCCCTTCGGGTTCGTCAACACCATCTACGCCGCCGAGACGCACTACTGCCGGCCGCTCTGGCAGTCCGCCGCGGCCCCCCTGGACCGGCTGAAGGCCCTGCTCTACTCCGAGGGCCCATACCCGCCCCGCATGCGGGAGGCAACGGTCCTGCGGTTCCTCTGGGAGGCCTGGTTTTCCCTCCTGTGCGGCCGCAAGGCCGCACACAAGGGCGACTTCCACTACGCCGAGGGATCCCTCTTCCGGACCGTCTGCGCCTGGGTCCAGGTCCTGTACGCCCTCAACAACCGCTACCTGATGAACGAGAAGGGCGCCCTCCGCCGGGTGCGGGAGCTGGAGCGCAGGCCGGAGGGGATGGAGGCGCGGGTGCGGGAGACGTACCGGCTGTTTGCGGACGGCAAGGCGGCCGAGGCCTACGCGCTCCTCGACGCCCTCCACGGCGAGGTTCAGGCGCTCGCCGGTGCGTTCGGCCCGGTGCAGACCGAGATTCGCTAG
- a CDS encoding CPBP family intramembrane glutamic endopeptidase, protein MTAEMRFCVLLAALSAPFWLAGTFVGDIPGMPMNLPVSSFMIFATLGAAVILVYREEGAGSVRRLLLRSVDPRTIRPPAWYAPALLLMPAVLLLSYAVARATGQPLPAPQAAAPAVPVLFLVYVLAAACEEVAWMGYLAPRMLPRWGVLRTGVLMGTLWALWHIIPYLQMGRTWEWIGWQALFTVAARVLIVWLYESAGQSVFAAVLVHATSNLGVTLYPVNGSHYDPAVTGCITAAVAVCALWLRPPKERSHSVTGVAHLD, encoded by the coding sequence GTGACGGCCGAGATGCGGTTCTGCGTTCTGCTGGCGGCGCTCTCCGCGCCCTTCTGGCTGGCCGGCACCTTCGTGGGCGACATCCCGGGGATGCCCATGAACCTCCCTGTCAGCTCGTTCATGATCTTCGCCACGCTGGGCGCCGCGGTCATCCTGGTGTACCGCGAGGAGGGAGCCGGCAGCGTGCGACGGCTGCTGCTGAGGTCCGTCGATCCGCGCACCATCCGGCCCCCGGCCTGGTATGCGCCCGCGCTCCTCCTCATGCCGGCCGTTCTGCTGCTGTCGTACGCCGTCGCCCGTGCCACGGGCCAGCCCCTGCCGGCACCACAGGCGGCCGCGCCGGCGGTCCCCGTCCTGTTCCTGGTATACGTCCTCGCGGCAGCGTGCGAGGAGGTGGCCTGGATGGGATACCTCGCCCCGCGCATGCTCCCGCGGTGGGGCGTCCTGCGGACCGGCGTGCTGATGGGCACCCTGTGGGCCCTCTGGCACATCATCCCCTATCTGCAGATGGGGCGCACGTGGGAGTGGATCGGCTGGCAGGCGCTCTTCACCGTGGCCGCCCGGGTGCTGATCGTGTGGCTGTACGAGAGCGCCGGGCAGAGCGTATTCGCCGCCGTGCTCGTCCACGCGACGAGCAACCTGGGCGTGACGCTCTACCCGGTGAACGGGTCTCATTACGACCCGGCGGTGACCGGGTGCATCACCGCCGCCGTGGCGGTGTGCGCGCTGTGGCTGCGGCCGCCGAAGGAAAGGAGCCACTCCGTAACCGGTGTGGCTCACTTAGACTAG
- a CDS encoding ABC transporter ATP-binding protein has translation MSKEIIRLDQVVKEFRRGAATVRAVDGVSLSISPGEFVAVMGKSGSGKSTLLHLMSGLQQATSGKVHLLGRDLTELRDDELTLLRREKVGFVFQFFNLLPTLSALENVALPLLLARVRQKEAEARAMELLRTVGMESRAAHKPDEMSGGQMQRVAIARALVTNPPLLFADEPTGNLDSQSGEEVLLLLKEMQSERGQTIVMVTHDPKAAAYGDRLIRMRDGKVIDDQQTGGTAG, from the coding sequence GTGAGCAAGGAGATCATCCGCCTGGACCAGGTTGTGAAGGAGTTCCGGCGCGGCGCCGCCACCGTGCGGGCGGTTGACGGGGTGAGCCTCAGCATCTCGCCGGGCGAGTTCGTCGCCGTCATGGGCAAGTCCGGCTCCGGCAAGTCGACCCTGCTGCACCTGATGAGCGGCCTCCAGCAGGCGACCTCGGGCAAGGTGCACCTGCTGGGCCGCGACCTCACCGAGCTGCGCGACGACGAGCTGACCCTGCTGCGGCGCGAAAAGGTGGGCTTCGTCTTCCAGTTCTTCAACCTGCTGCCCACTCTGAGCGCCCTGGAGAACGTCGCGCTGCCCCTGCTGCTGGCGCGGGTGAGGCAGAAGGAGGCCGAAGCCAGGGCGATGGAGCTGCTCCGGACGGTGGGGATGGAGTCCCGGGCCGCGCACAAACCGGACGAGATGTCGGGCGGCCAGATGCAGCGGGTGGCCATCGCCCGGGCCCTGGTCACCAACCCGCCCCTGCTCTTCGCCGACGAGCCCACCGGCAACCTCGACTCGCAGTCCGGCGAGGAGGTGCTGCTGCTGCTCAAGGAGATGCAGTCAGAGCGGGGGCAGACCATCGTGATGGTCACCCACGACCCCAAGGCGGCGGCCTACGGGGACCGGCTCATCCGGATGCGGGACGGAAAGGTGATCGACGACCAGCAGACGGGGGGGACAGCCGGATGA
- a CDS encoding MFS transporter, with protein sequence MRLNWKNTFIIGLGFFGVGLVWPLYNSYMPIFYSKFIESKTIIGYLMTIDNWLALTLTPLIGFLSDRTRTRFGRRIPYLLVFAPLSALFLMLIPVGWETSLWLLLGASVLMNLAMASWRSPIVALMPDVTPPPLRSKANGIINFMGGLAYIVATFGGAILYRMYPGLPFVGSALLLLLITAIFYLWIREPEQSTEKAERFQIGFIKDASALFMLLAIFCWFVAYNSLETWVTTYGKEYLGMHEADVAGLLAFSGAAFLIFAIPSGFLADGFSLRNGWTGRTFLSFGGLGRKRTIIGGLIMMILAFFLLGLRSDLKSAWYLFLLVGFAWSWVNINSYPMITQMAGPGQIGAYTGMYYLFSSLANIAGPPLFGWVFDHYGYGYFFVLAILFMALAALCMMAVRRGEKEPPPAEQA encoded by the coding sequence ATGAGGTTGAACTGGAAGAACACGTTCATCATCGGCCTCGGCTTCTTCGGTGTGGGACTTGTATGGCCCTTATACAACTCGTACATGCCAATTTTCTACTCCAAGTTCATCGAGTCCAAGACCATCATCGGCTACCTGATGACGATCGACAACTGGCTCGCCCTCACGCTCACACCGCTGATCGGCTTCCTGAGCGACCGCACACGCACCCGCTTCGGGCGCCGGATCCCCTACCTGCTCGTCTTCGCACCGCTCTCCGCCCTCTTCCTCATGCTGATCCCCGTGGGCTGGGAGACCAGCCTCTGGCTCCTGCTCGGGGCATCGGTCCTGATGAACCTCGCCATGGCCTCGTGGCGCTCGCCCATCGTGGCGCTTATGCCAGACGTGACCCCGCCGCCGCTCCGCTCCAAGGCCAACGGCATCATCAACTTCATGGGCGGCCTGGCCTACATCGTCGCCACGTTCGGCGGGGCGATCCTCTACCGCATGTATCCCGGCCTGCCCTTCGTCGGCTCGGCGCTGCTCCTGCTGCTCATCACGGCGATCTTCTACCTCTGGATCCGCGAGCCGGAGCAGAGCACCGAGAAGGCAGAGCGGTTTCAGATCGGCTTCATCAAGGACGCCAGCGCGCTCTTCATGCTGCTTGCCATCTTTTGCTGGTTCGTCGCCTACAACTCACTGGAGACCTGGGTGACCACGTACGGCAAGGAGTACCTGGGCATGCACGAGGCCGATGTCGCCGGGTTGCTCGCGTTCTCCGGCGCCGCGTTCCTGATCTTCGCCATCCCGTCCGGCTTCCTGGCCGACGGCTTCTCGCTCCGGAACGGCTGGACGGGGCGGACGTTTCTCTCCTTCGGCGGGCTGGGCCGTAAGCGGACGATCATCGGCGGCCTCATCATGATGATCCTCGCCTTCTTCCTGCTGGGCCTGCGGTCCGACCTGAAGTCAGCCTGGTACCTCTTCCTGCTCGTCGGCTTCGCCTGGTCTTGGGTGAACATCAACTCCTACCCGATGATCACCCAGATGGCCGGTCCCGGGCAGATCGGCGCCTACACCGGCATGTACTACCTCTTCTCCTCGCTGGCCAACATCGCCGGTCCGCCCCTTTTCGGCTGGGTCTTCGACCACTACGGCTACGGCTACTTTTTCGTGCTGGCCATCCTCTTCATGGCCCTGGCGGCGCTCTGCATGATGGCGGTCAGGCGGGGCGAGAAGGAGCCCCCGCCCGCCGAGCAGGCGTAG
- a CDS encoding MazG nucleotide pyrophosphohydrolase domain-containing protein, which produces MFPNEMRTIPDFQAFHRWLDERKGWSQDLKLNMILLTGEVGEVANEVRKVLWRAQLLEAEMGEEAAWEAALAEYRHDLGFELADCLAYIFKLANNAGIDLEAAYRAKMAKNVQREWTAPPPGNHE; this is translated from the coding sequence ATGTTCCCGAACGAGATGCGGACGATTCCCGACTTCCAGGCCTTCCACCGGTGGTTGGACGAGCGGAAGGGATGGAGCCAGGACCTGAAGCTGAACATGATCCTGCTGACCGGCGAGGTGGGCGAGGTCGCCAACGAGGTGCGCAAGGTCCTGTGGCGCGCCCAGCTGCTGGAGGCCGAGATGGGGGAGGAGGCCGCCTGGGAGGCGGCCCTGGCCGAATACCGGCACGACCTGGGCTTCGAGCTGGCCGACTGCCTCGCCTACATCTTTAAGCTGGCCAACAACGCGGGCATCGACCTGGAGGCGGCCTACCGGGCCAAGATGGCCAAGAACGTCCAGCGGGAGTGGACGGCTCCGCCGCCCGGAAATCACGAATAG
- a CDS encoding DinB family protein has protein sequence MRDVGGEYLRAVRQRFAEMKQVAERAMAQVSDEELHWSPHEEANSIAVLVKHLSGNMRSRWTDIFTTDGEKPDRNRDAEFEPEALTRADLMEIWNQGWARFQETLDALTEEDLLRTVFIREQPHSVIQAIERQMYHYSYHIGQIVYIAKLLRGTGWQSLTIPRRRA, from the coding sequence ATGCGCGACGTGGGTGGGGAGTATCTGAGGGCGGTACGGCAGCGGTTCGCGGAGATGAAGCAGGTGGCCGAAAGGGCGATGGCGCAGGTGTCCGACGAGGAGCTGCACTGGTCGCCCCACGAGGAGGCCAACTCCATCGCGGTGCTCGTCAAACACCTGAGCGGCAACATGCGCTCCCGCTGGACCGACATCTTCACCACCGACGGCGAGAAGCCCGACCGGAACCGGGACGCCGAGTTCGAACCGGAGGCTCTCACCCGGGCGGACCTGATGGAAATCTGGAATCAGGGGTGGGCGCGGTTTCAGGAGACCTTGGACGCGCTGACGGAGGAGGACCTGCTGCGCACGGTCTTCATCCGGGAACAGCCTCACAGCGTCATCCAGGCCATTGAGCGCCAGATGTACCACTACAGCTACCACATCGGCCAGATTGTCTATATTGCCAAGCTCCTGCGCGGAACGGGCTGGCAGTCGCTGACCATTCCGCGCCGCCGCGCCTAG
- a CDS encoding spore coat protein, translating to MQQQQQQGVQPQFTMQGGHVVMQHKEQTGLPTVKDASVNDRDRMQDLLAQEKYLTTGYNTAMIEASHDALWDVIKQNSDACHQMQRQIYNIMFKKGWYKLPVANAQAVTHTLQQFVQYKTQFPFPPSPQIEQIASQTGGGQTTQ from the coding sequence GTGCAGCAGCAACAGCAGCAGGGGGTTCAGCCCCAGTTCACCATGCAGGGCGGCCATGTCGTGATGCAGCACAAGGAGCAGACCGGCCTGCCCACGGTGAAGGACGCGTCCGTCAACGACCGCGACCGCATGCAGGACCTGCTGGCGCAGGAGAAGTACCTCACCACCGGGTACAACACGGCCATGATCGAGGCCAGCCACGACGCCCTCTGGGACGTGATCAAGCAGAACAGCGACGCCTGCCACCAGATGCAGCGGCAGATCTACAACATCATGTTCAAGAAGGGCTGGTACAAGCTGCCCGTGGCCAACGCCCAGGCGGTGACCCACACGCTCCAGCAGTTCGTGCAGTACAAGACGCAGTTCCCCTTCCCGCCCAGCCCGCAGATCGAGCAGATCGCGAGCCAGACCGGAGGGGGGCAGACAACCCAGTAG
- a CDS encoding Glu/Leu/Phe/Val family dehydrogenase, with protein MGGAQNPFLIAQQQVRNAVVALGESEELYDLLKAPAHFVEVQIPVRMDDGTLRVFTGYRSQHLTTLGPAKGGIRFHPAVTADEVKALSMWMTFKTSVVGLPYGGGKGGVIVDPRRLSRGELERLARGYVREIWPFIGPDKDIPAPDVNTNAQIMAWMVDEYEKIVGCSCPAVFTGKPLALGGSLGRNEATGRGTVIAVREAMNYLGLPLKGARVAIQGFGNAGQFAGLLLEEYGAVVVAVSDSRGGILCPAGVPVADLIAYKQATGSVVGYPGSRETDQAGVLTADCDILIPAALENQIDAEVARHIRARVVAEAANGPTTPDGDLVLAQRNIFVIPDILANAGGVTVSYFEWVQNRNQLYWTEEEVNARLEQKMVESFRQVVATAERHGAYSRTAAYMYAIHRIAEGLRVRGLLHTPARHLRRIAAGQ; from the coding sequence ATGGGCGGCGCACAGAATCCGTTTCTGATTGCTCAGCAGCAGGTCCGGAACGCGGTGGTGGCGTTGGGTGAGAGCGAGGAGCTGTATGACCTCCTCAAGGCGCCGGCCCATTTCGTCGAGGTGCAGATCCCGGTGCGCATGGACGATGGCACCCTCCGGGTGTTCACCGGCTATCGCAGCCAGCACCTCACTACCCTTGGGCCCGCGAAGGGCGGCATCCGGTTCCACCCTGCCGTCACGGCCGACGAGGTGAAGGCCCTCTCCATGTGGATGACCTTCAAGACGTCGGTGGTGGGTCTGCCTTACGGCGGCGGCAAGGGCGGCGTGATCGTCGACCCGCGCAGACTGAGCCGAGGCGAGCTCGAGCGCCTCGCCCGGGGCTACGTGCGGGAGATCTGGCCCTTCATCGGACCCGACAAGGACATCCCTGCCCCGGACGTGAACACCAACGCGCAGATCATGGCCTGGATGGTCGACGAGTACGAGAAGATCGTGGGCTGCAGCTGTCCCGCCGTGTTCACCGGCAAGCCCCTGGCCCTGGGCGGCTCGCTGGGCCGTAACGAGGCCACGGGGCGCGGCACCGTCATCGCCGTCCGCGAGGCGATGAACTACCTGGGCCTGCCGCTGAAGGGCGCCCGGGTCGCCATCCAGGGCTTCGGCAACGCCGGCCAGTTCGCCGGCCTGCTCCTGGAGGAGTACGGGGCGGTGGTGGTGGCCGTCAGCGACAGCCGGGGCGGCATCCTCTGCCCGGCCGGCGTCCCGGTGGCGGACCTGATCGCCTACAAGCAGGCGACGGGCAGCGTCGTCGGGTACCCCGGCAGCCGGGAGACCGACCAGGCCGGCGTCCTGACCGCCGATTGCGATATCCTGATTCCGGCCGCGCTGGAGAACCAGATCGACGCCGAGGTCGCCCGCCACATCCGGGCGCGGGTGGTGGCCGAGGCGGCCAACGGCCCGACGACACCCGACGGCGACCTCGTGCTCGCCCAGCGCAACATCTTCGTCATCCCCGACATCCTGGCCAACGCCGGCGGGGTGACCGTCTCCTACTTCGAGTGGGTGCAGAACCGCAACCAGCTCTACTGGACCGAGGAAGAGGTAAACGCCCGGCTGGAGCAGAAGATGGTGGAGTCTTTCCGGCAGGTGGTGGCCACGGCCGAACGCCACGGCGCCTACAGCCGGACGGCGGCTTACATGTACGCCATCCACCGCATCGCCGAGGGGCTGCGGGTCCGGGGTCTGCTGCACACGCCCGCCCGTCACCTGCGGCGCATCGCAGCGGGGCAATAG
- a CDS encoding SPFH domain-containing protein, with protein MPERSVRTWPGWLGLLTSLALMAVSVWLFVLGLPMDVWEDPSPLLLVVSGLLFAASIVLLNGLFVVQPNQAEVVVLFGRYLGSVKTDGWYFVNPLTTKRKISLRVHNFTSPQLKVNDANGNPIEIAAVVVWRVVDTARAVFSVEDYNAFVGVQSETAIRHLASQYPYDDGLNEGEPSLRGSAEEVARALQRELQERLEMAGIEVIEARISHLAYSPEIAGAMLQRQQAAAIIAARQKIVEGAVSMVEMALDMLDQQQKVELSPERKADLVSNLLVVLTSDRAAQPTLPMGR; from the coding sequence ATACCGGAGCGCAGCGTGCGCACGTGGCCGGGCTGGCTGGGGCTCCTCACCTCACTCGCCCTGATGGCCGTCTCCGTCTGGCTCTTCGTGCTGGGGCTGCCCATGGACGTGTGGGAGGATCCGTCGCCGCTGCTGCTGGTGGTCAGCGGGCTGCTCTTCGCCGCGTCCATCGTCCTGCTCAACGGCCTCTTCGTCGTGCAGCCCAACCAGGCGGAGGTCGTGGTCCTCTTCGGCCGGTACCTGGGCTCGGTGAAGACCGACGGCTGGTACTTCGTCAACCCGCTGACGACCAAGCGGAAGATCAGCCTGCGGGTGCACAACTTCACCTCGCCGCAGCTGAAGGTCAACGACGCCAACGGCAACCCCATCGAGATCGCCGCGGTGGTGGTCTGGCGGGTGGTGGACACCGCCCGGGCGGTCTTCAGCGTGGAGGACTACAACGCCTTCGTGGGGGTGCAGTCCGAGACCGCCATCCGCCACCTGGCGAGCCAGTATCCGTACGACGACGGCCTGAACGAGGGCGAGCCCTCGCTGCGGGGCTCCGCCGAGGAGGTGGCCCGGGCCCTCCAGCGGGAGCTGCAGGAGCGGCTGGAGATGGCGGGAATCGAGGTGATCGAGGCCCGCATCTCACACCTGGCGTACAGCCCCGAGATCGCCGGGGCGATGCTGCAGCGCCAGCAGGCGGCGGCCATCATCGCGGCGCGGCAGAAGATCGTGGAGGGCGCGGTCTCCATGGTGGAGATGGCCCTCGACATGCTGGACCAGCAGCAGAAGGTGGAGCTGAGCCCCGAGCGCAAGGCCGACCTGGTCTCGAACCTCCTGGTGGTGCTCACCAGCGACCGGGCCGCCCAGCCGACGCTGCCCATGGGCAGGTAG
- a CDS encoding alpha/beta hydrolase yields the protein MRERSGTLPGLGGVRLFYRIWEPQQAVGNLVLVHGAGEHIGRYEHVAAWFTRRGFAVCAMDHRGHGRSEGARMHVDRFADYLADLREFVRLATEAHGRPVMIGHSMGGLIAYRYAAAHPETISALVLSSPWFLSRAKVSRVEQALAPLLAVLVPRLQVKSGIPPEICTRNAERIALDRQDPLRCQTATPRWFVECTRAASECRTSVTLPAGLPALFLVAGEDQLVDPGVTREVFDRIGHGDKRFRLYPEKYHEIFNDPGHEEVFAEILAWLQEHGLGPGSTDRPQERELAPQAD from the coding sequence ATGCGGGAGAGAAGCGGCACCCTTCCAGGTCTCGGCGGCGTCAGGCTGTTCTACCGCATCTGGGAGCCCCAGCAGGCCGTCGGGAACCTGGTGCTGGTGCACGGGGCGGGCGAGCACATCGGGCGGTACGAGCACGTGGCCGCGTGGTTCACCCGGCGGGGGTTCGCCGTATGTGCCATGGATCACCGGGGCCACGGGCGCTCTGAAGGCGCGCGGATGCACGTGGACCGGTTCGCGGACTACCTTGCCGACCTGCGGGAGTTCGTGCGCCTGGCCACCGAGGCGCACGGCCGGCCGGTGATGATCGGCCACTCGATGGGCGGGCTCATCGCCTACCGCTACGCGGCGGCCCACCCGGAGACCATCTCGGCCCTGGTGCTCTCCTCGCCCTGGTTCCTGAGCCGGGCGAAGGTGAGCCGTGTGGAGCAGGCGCTGGCCCCCCTGCTGGCCGTCCTCGTGCCCAGGCTGCAGGTGAAGTCGGGCATCCCGCCCGAGATCTGCACCCGGAACGCGGAGCGGATCGCCCTCGACCGGCAGGACCCCCTGCGCTGCCAGACGGCCACGCCGCGCTGGTTCGTGGAGTGCACCCGGGCGGCGTCCGAGTGCCGCACCTCCGTCACGCTCCCAGCGGGGCTGCCGGCGCTCTTCCTGGTGGCCGGCGAAGACCAGCTGGTGGACCCCGGGGTCACCCGCGAGGTCTTCGACCGCATCGGCCACGGCGACAAGCGCTTCAGGCTCTACCCCGAGAAGTACCACGAGATCTTCAACGACCCCGGCCACGAGGAGGTCTTCGCCGAGATCCTGGCCTGGCTGCAGGAGCACGGGCTGGGGCCCGGGTCGACTGACCGCCCGCAGGAGCGCGAGCTGGCGCCGCAGGCCGACTGA
- a CDS encoding Gfo/Idh/MocA family protein, whose protein sequence is MDAPVTLGVVGLGNIARKAHLPVLAQHPGVQIVGLCSRTGRGVDELAAQYRFQLRARTFAELLALRPRAAYLLSATAAHPEQAVALMEAGIDVFMEKPLAQTLPEAEAIAAAAGRTGRLLMVGFNRRYAPAYRRAKALFAEAGKPIEYVLVQKHRTGGGARWPLRHYVTDDTIHIIDLARFFAGDLQLRTALTRVGLVAAQLEAGGGTLVQLAQSYGAGAVTERVELHGGGLTVIVEELERLVVREGGAERVEPLFGSWTPTLEKRGIGPELEHFLACLREGRTPETSAAEALATQRLAEEILLAGGGA, encoded by the coding sequence ATGGACGCTCCAGTGACCCTCGGCGTCGTCGGCCTCGGGAACATCGCCCGCAAGGCGCACCTGCCGGTGCTCGCACAGCACCCCGGCGTGCAGATCGTGGGCCTCTGCAGCCGAACCGGGCGCGGCGTCGACGAGCTGGCCGCCCAGTACCGGTTCCAGCTCCGCGCCCGCACCTTCGCCGAGCTCCTGGCCCTGCGGCCCCGGGCGGCCTACCTGCTCAGCGCCACCGCCGCCCATCCCGAGCAGGCCGTCGCCCTGATGGAGGCCGGGATTGACGTCTTCATGGAGAAGCCGCTCGCCCAGACCCTGCCCGAGGCGGAGGCGATCGCGGCGGCAGCCGGCCGCACGGGCCGGCTGCTGATGGTGGGCTTCAACCGGCGCTACGCCCCGGCGTACCGCAGGGCGAAGGCGCTGTTCGCCGAGGCCGGCAAGCCCATCGAGTACGTGCTGGTCCAGAAGCACCGCACCGGCGGCGGAGCCCGCTGGCCGCTGCGCCACTACGTCACCGACGACACCATCCACATCATCGACCTGGCCCGCTTCTTCGCCGGAGACCTGCAGCTCAGGACCGCCCTCACCCGCGTCGGGCTGGTGGCCGCCCAGTTGGAGGCCGGGGGCGGGACCCTGGTCCAGCTGGCGCAGAGCTACGGCGCAGGTGCGGTCACGGAGCGGGTGGAGCTGCACGGCGGCGGGCTGACGGTGATCGTGGAGGAGCTGGAGCGGCTGGTCGTGCGCGAGGGGGGTGCAGAGCGGGTGGAGCCGTTGTTCGGGTCCTGGACGCCCACGCTGGAGAAGCGGGGCATCGGGCCCGAACTGGAGCACTTCCTCGCCTGCCTGCGGGAGGGGCGCACCCCGGAGACCTCGGCGGCCGAGGCCCTGGCCACGCAGCGGCTGGCGGAGGAGATCCTGCTCGCGGGCGGCGGCGCCTGA